From one Mycolicibacterium sp. HK-90 genomic stretch:
- a CDS encoding acyl-CoA dehydrogenase produces the protein MTTSALAITEEHQDLADSASGQLNRLGSRAAARATLDKPGHYPDQIWSAGAELGWNGLAVAEEYGGSGFGLPELAVVVEVAGRELSPGPFLPTASAAVVIDRYAPDSVRAELLPGLADGTTVAALGLAGSVSIGADGVLGGQARAVLGAPDAQVLVLAAGDDVVILDAMADGITVTAQDSLDTTRSIGAVDLRAVAVDESRILRGAARGARTVFRILGSAEAVGVAWAALDMAVEYAKVREQFGRTIGTFQAVKHHAANMLVDAEQTTAAVWDAARADDLDRAWFAAAVAGAHAIRAVVFNAETNLQLHGGIGFTWEHDAHLYLRRARTLAAVLGDGADPLVDVVDGQRSGQAHGASFALPEDAEQYRQDAQAAASAVKALPEDQRRDYLVDSGYLVPHWPKPWGRAANVLEQLVIEEEFADVERADMGITGWVTLTIAQAGTDDQRERWVEPVLRGQVMWCQLFSEPGAGSDAAAVRTAAKKVDGGWRVTGQKVWTSLAQHCQWGLATVRTDPDAPKHAGVTMMAIDMKAPGVTVNPLRGLTGDAHFNEVFFDDVFVPDADVVGDVNKGWLVARATLGNERISIGGGSAAPTGFDADELVALIDADSDGARYVRRAGEVIAVGHTLRLLNLRRISRAIAGTEPGPEGNVTKLLVAEHSQHLTALGMDLVGTAGVTGQTKKLTRAYLGNRAMTIAGGTSEITRNTIAERILGLPRDPLLK, from the coding sequence ATGACAACGTCTGCGCTGGCCATCACCGAAGAGCACCAGGACCTCGCCGACTCGGCCTCCGGGCAGTTGAACCGCCTCGGCAGCCGCGCAGCCGCCCGCGCCACCCTCGACAAACCTGGCCACTACCCCGACCAGATCTGGTCGGCCGGTGCCGAACTCGGCTGGAACGGGCTCGCCGTCGCCGAGGAGTACGGCGGCTCCGGGTTCGGCCTGCCCGAGCTGGCCGTGGTGGTCGAGGTGGCCGGCCGCGAACTGTCCCCCGGCCCTTTCCTGCCGACCGCGTCGGCGGCTGTGGTGATCGACCGCTACGCACCGGATTCGGTTCGGGCCGAACTGCTTCCGGGTCTGGCCGACGGTACGACGGTGGCAGCGCTGGGCCTGGCCGGTTCGGTGAGCATCGGTGCCGACGGCGTGCTCGGCGGGCAGGCCCGCGCGGTGCTGGGCGCCCCCGACGCGCAGGTGCTGGTCCTGGCCGCCGGCGACGACGTCGTGATCCTGGACGCGATGGCGGACGGAATCACCGTCACCGCACAGGATTCCCTGGACACCACGCGCAGCATCGGTGCGGTCGACCTGCGTGCCGTGGCCGTCGACGAGAGCCGGATCCTGCGTGGCGCGGCGCGCGGGGCCCGCACGGTGTTCCGCATCCTCGGCTCGGCCGAGGCGGTCGGTGTCGCCTGGGCCGCCCTGGACATGGCCGTCGAGTACGCCAAGGTGCGCGAGCAGTTCGGCCGCACCATCGGCACCTTCCAGGCCGTCAAGCACCACGCGGCCAACATGCTCGTCGACGCCGAACAGACCACCGCCGCGGTGTGGGACGCCGCCCGCGCCGACGACCTCGACCGGGCCTGGTTCGCCGCCGCGGTGGCCGGCGCGCACGCCATCCGCGCCGTGGTGTTCAACGCCGAGACCAACCTTCAGCTGCACGGGGGCATCGGCTTCACCTGGGAGCACGACGCACACCTCTACCTGCGCCGGGCCCGGACACTGGCCGCGGTGCTCGGCGACGGAGCCGATCCGCTGGTCGACGTCGTCGACGGGCAACGCAGCGGGCAGGCGCACGGGGCGTCGTTCGCGCTACCGGAAGACGCCGAGCAGTACCGCCAGGACGCACAGGCCGCGGCATCGGCGGTGAAGGCATTGCCCGAGGACCAGCGCCGCGACTACCTGGTGGACTCCGGCTATCTGGTACCGCACTGGCCCAAGCCGTGGGGACGCGCGGCGAATGTGTTGGAGCAGTTGGTGATCGAGGAGGAGTTCGCCGATGTCGAGCGAGCGGACATGGGCATCACCGGCTGGGTGACCCTGACCATCGCCCAGGCCGGCACCGATGACCAGCGCGAGCGCTGGGTGGAACCCGTGCTGCGGGGACAGGTGATGTGGTGCCAGCTTTTCTCCGAGCCCGGAGCGGGTTCGGACGCGGCCGCGGTGCGGACCGCGGCCAAGAAGGTCGACGGCGGCTGGCGAGTCACCGGACAGAAGGTCTGGACCAGCCTGGCCCAGCACTGCCAGTGGGGCCTGGCCACCGTGCGCACCGACCCGGACGCGCCCAAGCACGCCGGCGTGACCATGATGGCGATCGACATGAAAGCCCCTGGGGTGACGGTGAACCCGCTGCGTGGGCTGACCGGTGACGCCCACTTCAACGAGGTGTTCTTCGATGACGTGTTCGTTCCCGACGCCGATGTGGTCGGCGACGTGAACAAGGGCTGGCTGGTCGCGCGGGCCACTCTGGGCAATGAGCGCATCTCGATCGGCGGCGGGTCGGCGGCGCCGACCGGGTTCGACGCCGACGAGCTGGTGGCCCTCATCGACGCCGATTCCGACGGCGCCCGCTACGTGCGCCGGGCCGGCGAGGTGATCGCCGTCGGCCACACGCTCCGGTTACTGAACCTGCGGCGGATCAGCCGGGCCATCGCGGGCACCGAACCCGGACCGGAAGGCAACGTCACCAAGCTGCTGGTGGCCGAGCACTCCCAGCATCTGACCGCACTCGGCATGGACCTGGTCGGCACGGCCGGGGTGACCGGGCAGACGAAGAAGCTGACCCGGGCCTACCTCGGAAACCGGGCCATGACGATCGCCGGCGGCACATCGGAGATCACCCGCAACACCATCGCCGAACGCATCCTCGGCCTGCCCCGCGATCCGCTGCTGAAGTAG
- a CDS encoding alpha/beta hydrolase, translated as MTARPDNRYPAPTLADRARWLLKATPADHMLALSVASASLPLVGKHLEPFGAMAAMGVWGFRHLPEFMTASAKSWLAPGNSELRKAEREQTNTVAQEGLRGVVPAVDLAIDWPAPDSKPPLWHTAEYRRDVYRTSVRYGDDPAQLLDVWRPKHLPAEPAPVLLFVPGGAWVHGGRILQGYALLSHLARQGWVCLSIDYRVAPHHRWPRHLTDVKAAIAWARANVDKFGGDRNFVAIAGCSAGGHLAALAGLTPNHPDLQGDLPDNADTSVDAVIGIYGRYDWEDRSTEERVRFVEFLERIVVGRKIDRHPEIYRQASPIAQIHPDAPPFLVIHGTGDSVIPVAQARSFVDRLKAVSRSVVGYIELPGAGHAFDMTDGARTGAMATAIGLFLNQIHRNRAIDRDKAVI; from the coding sequence ATGACGGCACGACCGGATAACCGGTACCCCGCACCGACGCTCGCCGACCGGGCGCGATGGTTGCTGAAAGCCACTCCTGCCGACCATATGCTGGCGTTGAGCGTGGCATCGGCTTCGCTGCCCCTCGTGGGTAAGCATCTGGAACCGTTCGGGGCCATGGCCGCGATGGGGGTGTGGGGATTCCGTCACCTGCCCGAATTCATGACGGCCTCGGCGAAGTCTTGGCTGGCTCCGGGAAACAGCGAACTTCGCAAGGCTGAGCGGGAGCAGACCAACACCGTCGCGCAGGAAGGCCTGCGCGGCGTCGTGCCCGCCGTCGACCTGGCCATCGACTGGCCGGCCCCGGACAGCAAGCCACCGTTGTGGCATACCGCCGAATACCGGCGCGACGTCTACCGGACCTCGGTGCGCTACGGCGACGACCCGGCGCAACTGCTCGATGTGTGGCGGCCCAAGCACCTGCCCGCCGAACCCGCGCCGGTGTTGCTGTTCGTGCCCGGCGGCGCCTGGGTGCACGGCGGCCGGATCCTGCAGGGCTACGCGCTGCTGTCGCACCTGGCCCGGCAGGGCTGGGTGTGTTTGTCGATCGACTATCGGGTGGCCCCGCATCACCGGTGGCCGCGCCACCTCACCGACGTCAAGGCTGCGATCGCCTGGGCGCGAGCCAATGTCGACAAGTTCGGCGGTGATCGGAACTTCGTCGCCATCGCGGGCTGCTCGGCGGGCGGCCATCTCGCGGCGCTGGCCGGTCTGACCCCGAATCATCCTGACCTGCAGGGCGATCTGCCGGACAATGCGGACACCAGCGTCGACGCCGTGATCGGCATCTACGGACGCTACGACTGGGAGGACCGCTCCACCGAGGAGCGGGTCCGCTTCGTCGAGTTCCTCGAGCGGATTGTGGTGGGCCGCAAGATCGACCGCCATCCCGAGATCTACCGGCAGGCCTCACCGATCGCGCAGATCCACCCCGATGCCCCGCCGTTCCTGGTCATCCACGGAACCGGTGACAGTGTCATCCCGGTGGCGCAGGCCCGCAGTTTCGTCGACCGGCTCAAGGCGGTGTCTCGATCGGTCGTCGGCTACATTGAGCTGCCGGGGGCCGGGCACGCCTTCGACATGACCGACGGCGCCCGGACTGGGGCCATGGCCACCGCAATTGGCTTGTTCCTCAACCAAATTCATCGAAACAGGGCGATTGACCGGGATAAAGCGGTTATATAG
- a CDS encoding wax ester/triacylglycerol synthase family O-acyltransferase: MKRLSGWDAFLLYTETPNVHMHTLKIAVIALDDMGDRTFGIDEFREVIRGRLHKLDPFRYQLVDIPFKFHHPMWRENCDVDLEYHVRPWQVRAPGGRRELDEAIGEIGSTQLDRSRPLWEMYFVEGLAGGRIAVVGKIHHALADGVASANLLARGMDLSDGPQRDDASYATDPAPSNGELVRSAFADHMRQLGRLPGTFRYTAQGFGRVRRSHRKLSPELTRPFTPPPSFMNHILDEKRLFATATLALADVKETSKKLGVTINDLVLAMSSGALRKLSLKYDGKADHPLLASVPMSFDFSPDRISGNRFSGVLVALPVDVADTAERVQRAHEAAALAKESHQLIGPELIARWAAYMPPAPVEAAFKWLSNKDGQNKVLNLNISNVPGPRERGKVGGATVTEIYSVGPITTGSGLNITVWSYVDQLNISVLSDDATVDDPHEVTDGMVEEFREIRRVAGLSEKLTVVESAMPQ; the protein is encoded by the coding sequence GTGAAACGGTTGAGTGGGTGGGACGCGTTCCTGCTGTATACAGAGACGCCCAACGTGCACATGCACACGTTGAAGATCGCGGTCATCGCGCTCGACGACATGGGGGACCGGACTTTCGGGATCGACGAGTTTCGTGAGGTGATCCGCGGGCGGCTGCACAAGCTCGATCCGTTCCGCTATCAGCTCGTCGACATCCCGTTCAAGTTCCACCATCCCATGTGGCGGGAGAACTGCGACGTCGACCTCGAGTACCACGTGCGGCCGTGGCAGGTGCGGGCGCCGGGCGGTCGCCGTGAACTGGACGAGGCCATCGGCGAGATCGGCAGCACCCAGTTGGACCGTAGCCGGCCGCTGTGGGAGATGTATTTCGTCGAGGGTCTGGCGGGTGGGCGTATCGCGGTGGTCGGCAAGATCCACCACGCTCTCGCCGACGGCGTCGCCTCGGCGAATCTGCTGGCTCGCGGAATGGACCTGAGTGATGGCCCGCAGCGTGACGACGCCTCGTACGCCACCGACCCGGCGCCCAGCAATGGTGAGCTGGTGCGTTCGGCGTTTGCCGATCACATGCGCCAGCTGGGCCGGTTGCCCGGGACCTTCCGCTACACCGCGCAGGGCTTCGGCCGGGTGCGACGCAGTCACCGCAAGCTGTCGCCCGAACTGACCCGGCCCTTCACGCCGCCGCCGAGCTTCATGAACCACATTCTCGACGAGAAACGGTTGTTCGCCACAGCGACTTTGGCGCTGGCCGACGTCAAGGAGACGAGCAAGAAGCTCGGGGTCACCATCAACGACCTGGTGCTGGCCATGTCGTCGGGGGCGCTGCGCAAGTTGTCGCTGAAATACGATGGCAAGGCCGACCATCCGCTGCTGGCCTCGGTGCCGATGAGCTTCGACTTCTCGCCGGACCGGATCTCGGGCAATCGCTTCAGCGGTGTGCTGGTGGCGCTGCCGGTGGACGTCGCCGATACCGCCGAACGGGTGCAGCGGGCTCATGAGGCCGCTGCACTGGCCAAGGAAAGCCATCAGCTGATCGGACCCGAACTGATCGCGCGCTGGGCCGCGTACATGCCGCCGGCCCCGGTCGAGGCGGCGTTCAAATGGCTGTCCAACAAGGACGGTCAGAACAAGGTGCTCAACCTCAACATCTCGAACGTGCCGGGTCCGCGGGAACGCGGCAAGGTCGGCGGTGCCACCGTCACCGAGATCTACTCGGTCGGACCCATCACCACCGGCAGCGGGCTGAACATCACGGTGTGGAGCTATGTCGACCAGCTGAACATCTCGGTACTCTCCGACGATGCCACCGTCGACGATCCACACGAAGTGACGGATGGCATGGTCGAGGAGTTCCGCGAAATCCGTAGGGTGGCAGGGCTTTCCGAGAAGTTGACCGTGGTCGAGTCCGCGATGCCGCAGTAA